CGGCGAAGCCGGCGGTTCCGTGACTCACGGCGCCGAGCGCGGCGCCGAGCCCGACCAGGAGCATCGAGACGGCCGACACCGCGTGGGCGTTCCGGCCGGCGAGCAGCCGGACCGCCACGGGCTGGAGGGCCACGACGGCGATCCCGTTCAGCGTCAGCACCGCGCCGTACGTCGCGGGCCCGAGGCCGCCGGCCGTCATCAGCAGCGGCAACGTCGTGAACGTCTGCAGGAACAGCGTGAAGTAGCCGACGTGCACCGCCATCATCGCGATCATCAACCGGTCACGTCGCACCACGGGCAGCAGCGCCTGCCGCATCCGAGCCGATCCGGCCGGACGCGTTTCCGGGACCCGGCGCCAGACGATCAGGGCCGCGGCCAGCGAGGCCAGCACGTTGATCCAGAACAGGAGCCCGTATCCGTGCTTGGCCAGCACCCCGGCTGTGACCCCGGCGACGGAGAAGCCGAGGTTGGCCGCCCAGTAGAGCAGCCCGAACGCGCGGATCCGTTGCGGCGCGGGCAGATCGGCGACGGCGGCCGACCCGGCCGGGCGGAACAGCTCGAGCGTCAGCCCGGCCCCGACGGCGGCCACCCAGATCCCGGGCAGCGAGTCCGCCGAGCCGAGCGCGGTGAGGGCCGCGGCGCCACCCAGGAACCCTGCCAGCATCGTGTTGCGCCGGCCGATCCGGTCGCCCAGCCAGCCGCCGAGCAGCTGGGATCCGATGTCTCCCAGGCCGACGGCCGCGACCACCGCGCCCGCGGTGGCGGGGGAGAGGTGCTGCGCCTGCGTCAGGTACAGCACCAGGAACGACCGCACCACGCCGCCGGCGCGGCCGACGAAGTGTGTGGCCGCCAAGGCCCAGACGAGCTTGGGCAGCCCCAGGTGCGGCCGGTGGGCCGGATCGATCGTGCTCGTGGTGGTCATGGCGACAACGCTAGGTCCGCAGAAGCATCACGAAAAGCGATGATTTCCGATCGAATCAATCGCCATCGGCTATGTTAAGGCGCTATGGCCGACTTCGAGCTGCGCCACCTGAGGACCATGGCCGCCATCGCCGAGGAAGGAACGTTCGGGCAGGCGGCGGCCCGGCTCGGCTACACCCAGTCGTCGGTGAGCCAGCAGATCGCCGCGCTGGAGAAGGCCGTCGGCGGCCCGGTCTTCGACCGGCCCGGCGGGCCGAAGCCCGTCCGGATCACGCCGCTCGGCGAGGTCGTGCTGGCCCACGGCCGCGAGCTCCTGACGAAGGCGGCGGCGCTGACCGACGCCGTCGACCGGTTCCGCGCGGGCCACGGCCGGATCGACATCGGCACCTTCCAGAGCGTGTCGAACCTGATCCTGCCGGCCGTCATCCGCCGGCTGCTGGACGAGCACCCCGGCTGCGACATCAGGCTGTCCGACGTGACGCCGGAGGACCCGCGGCTCGGCGAGCTCGACCTGCTGTTCCACGACGGCCCGGTCGACGGCGACGCCGAACGCGTCAAGCTGTTCGACGAGCCGTACCTGCTGGTGACGGGCGCGGGCGCGGTCGACGGCGGCCCGGTCCCGGTGAAGCTGCTCGACGATGTCCCGATGGTCGCCTGGCCGCCGACCCATCACCAGCGGTGGCTGGAGCGGACGTTCGCCCGCGCCGGCGCGCAGCCGCGGTTCGTGTTCCGCACGACGGGCCACGAAACGATCCTGTCGATGGTGCGGGCCGGCATCGGCTGGGCGGTGCTGCCCTGGCTCGCCCTGCACACCCACGACGCCTGGTCCGACGACCAGCTCGCCATCCACCGGCTGAAGCCGCCGCCCACCCGCGAGCTGTCCCTGCACTGGCCGGCCGGGCGGACCGAATCCCCGCTTGCCATCCGGACGCGGGAGATCGCCGTCGACGTCGCCCGCGAGCTCGCCGGGCGGATGTGACGGCCGTCCGATCTGGCCGGTCAGTACAACTGCCCGGCCAGGTTGGTGACCACGGGGCCGAGCTCGTCTGCCGTCGTCATCGCGGCGACGTAGCGGTCGGGACGGACCACCACGACGTCGCGGGCACGTGCCTGGAACCACGGGCGCAACTCGTTGTGAACGTCTTCGACGACGATGGTGTCCTGATCGGCACAGTGCTGCCGGTGGTGCCGTTCGCCGGCTCGTGATTCGACGATCTTGACGATGCGCGGCCTGAACACCTTCACCGCGGCGAGTTCCGCGTCGCCGAGCTTGGCCAGGGGGTCGCATTCGAACCCGATCACGGCGAACCACGGCCCGAGGACGTCGTCGAGACGGGGATGCGTACCCTCGCCGGTCTCCACCCGCGGTTGCACGAACATCCGGCCCACGCCAGGAAGATGCGGACCGGGCGCCACGAAACCGGCCTGGTAGCGGGGGACCGGCTTGAACCGCATCTCGAGGACCCACCGTTTGACCGCCGGCGCGAGGGAAGCGGCGCGGAGAAACCAGTTGCGGGCGTGCGCCAGGGACCGCCGCGTCGGGCTGAGGATCCGGCCGAGCGTGGTCGACAGGTCGATCATCGCCTTCGCGTGCGGCCGGCGTTCCTGTTCGTAGGTAAGGAAAAGCGAGTGATCGGCCTGGTCGCGCACGATCGCCGTGAGCTTCCAGCAGAGGTTGGTGACGTCGCGGATGCCGGTGTTCATTCCCTGCCCGGCCCACGGCGGCATCAGGTGCGCGGCGTCCCCGGCCAGCGCGATGCGGCCGTCGGCGAACCGGGCCGCGATGCGGGAGTGGTGGGTGTACACCCGGGCGCGGATGACGTCGACCACGCCCGGGTCGGCGAGGTGGTGGCGGAGGAGGCCGGCGACCCGGTCCGGGGCGAGCATCTCGCCGGCGTCCTCGCCCGGGAAGAGCATGAACTCCCAGCGGCGGCGGTCGTCCGGCAGGTGGGCGCAGACGTACGGGCGGCGCGGGTCGCAGTGCAACGCCGTGTACGGGGCTTCCAGCGGGTCGTTGGCGCAGTCGATGACCACCCACTTGCGCGGGTGGGTCGAGCCTTCCAAGGGGATGCCGAGCAGGCCGCGCACGGTACTGCGGCCACCGTCGGCCGCGATCACGTAGTCAGCGCGCACTTCGCGGGCACCGTCTTCGCCGACGAAGGACAGCGTCACGCCGTCCGCGTCCTGCCGGATCTGCCGCAGCTCGGTGCCGAGCATCACCTGCACGTGGGGAAACCGTCGCAAGCCGCGCCGCAGCACGGCCTCCGCTTCGGGCTGCAGGAAGATGTTGCGCTTGTACCAGCCGAAATCCTGGGCGGTGGGCCGGATGTCGGCCAGGCAGTGACCGGAGGCGTCGAAGAACTTCAGCGGCACGTTCTGGATGGCGCTGCGCAGCACTTCGCCGGCGAGGCCGATGGTCTGGAAGGTGCGCAGTGATTCGTCGTCCACCCCGATCGCGCGCGGGTACCCGACGACGTCCGGTTCCCGGTCGATGATCAGCGTGGTGACGCCGTAGGTGCCGAGCAGGTTGGCCGCGGTCGCCCCGACCGGCCCGGCGCCCACGATCGCGACCTGGACGCGGTCGGTCACCGCGAGACTCCCGCCAGGAAGCCGGTCACCAGCCGGAGGAATTCGGCGGGGTTGTCGTCGTGCGCGTAATGCCCGGCTTCGGGAATCTCCGCCCAGCGAAGCAGCGGCTGCCGGTCGGCCATCTCCCGGCAGACGGAGACCGGGAGGAAGTCCGAGCGGGCGCCGCGGAGGACGAGGGTGGGACAGCGCAGCGCGTCCACACAGGCCCACAGGTCGACCGGCCCGGCGGGGTCACCGCCGCACCGGGCGGCGGCGATGCCCGCCATGTCGAGTTTCCATTCCCACCGGCCGTCGCCGCCGGGGCGGACGGTGTGTTCGATCCGGGACCTGAGCGCCTCGTCGGTGATGCCCGGGCGGAGGTCCCGCCAGTAGGCACGCACGGCCCCGAGCGAATCGAAGCTGCGCGGAGTGCCACGCAGCTCGCGCAGGATCCGGTCCGCGCCCGCGGTGTCCGTCGACGAACCCGGCCCGATGTCTTCGACGACCAGGGCGGTGACCTGGTCCGGGTGCCTCGCGGCGAAGGCGTAGCCGACCGTGCCGCCCATGGAGTGGCCGATGATGCCGAAGCGGGTGAGCCCGAGCGACGCGACGAGCTTCTCGATGTCCTCGACGTAGGCGTTGGTGAAGTAGTCACGACCGGGGTCCCACGAGCTGTCGCCGCGGCCGCGGAAGTCCGGGGCGACCACCGCGTGGGTGCTGCTCACCGCGCGCGCGACCTGTTCCCAGGTGTGGGCGTAGCTGCGCAGTCCGTGGAGCAGGAGGACAGCCGGGCGACTGTCGTCGCCCCACCGCAGGAAATGGCAGGTCAGGCCGTTGATGAGGACCTCGTGACTCGTCGGCTCGGTCATCGGGCTAGCGCAGCCCGTCCTCGCCACGCACTTCGGCGGCGGAGAGGCCGCCGAGGCGGGCGTGCAGCCGGCCGCGGGACGCGAACGCGAAGGCGATGACGACTTCGTCCGGGCGAGGCGCGTCGCCGAAGCCGATCGAGATCGTGTCGTAGTTCGAGCGCACGTAGAGCGCGTCCTTGTGGGCCAACGGAATGTCGATGACGGCTCCGGCGGCGCCGACCTTGCCCGTCGACGGCACCCACGACTTCCCGCCGCCCACGGCCTCGCGCACCGGGTCCGCGAACACCTGGGTGAGGAACGCGTTGCCGTGCTCGTATTCGCCGAGGGTGCCGACGACGCACGCCTTGCCGTAGCTCTGGATCGGCTCGCCGCCGGAGGCCTCGACCGCGCGGCGGCCCACTTCGTGCCCCAGCTCGGCCGACTTCGCGACGATGTCGCTCAAGTCCTCGCTGAAGCGGCCGGCATAGGGGTTGTGCACGGCCGCGGCCACGACGATGCGGCGCACCGCCGATCCGTCGGCGGCCTGCCCGGTCTCGTTGGCGAGCACGTCCTCGACGTGCGTGAACCATTTCCGGACGTGATAGGGCCCGAAGTTCGCGACTGGCATGAGTTCGACCTCGTGGTTGTCGGGTGATCAGGGACTGTGCCGCCATTTACCAATCCGACCACAGCCACGGCCGAATGGCTTTCGTGGCAACGGTTGCTTACCGCTCGGGGGGCGGCCTACTTTTGGCCGGATTAGTAAAGCGGCTCGAGCTCGACCGGCTCGCTCGGAGCGTTGTGCTCGCCGAGGATGCGCCGGCCCTCGTCGTCGTCGGTGACGGTTTCGGCGAACAGCTCGAACCGGTTGCCGTCGGGGTCCTCGAAGTAGAGGCCGATCCCCACCTTGTGGTCGGTCGTCTTGACCACCTTGACGCCCTTGGAGAGCAGCATTCCGTAGAGCCGGCGCAGATCGTCGACGTCGCCCTGGATCTCCAGGCCGTAGTGCTGCAGGCCCAGGCCACCGTGGGCGGCGCCGTCCTCGGCCTGGATGAGCGCGATGTCGTGGTGTTTGCGGCCGAAGGAAAGGAAAACCCACTGGGGGCCGCGAGCGGTGACTTCCAGGCCGAGCACGTCGGCGTACCACGCCGCCGACGTCTCGGGGTCGCGCACGAACAGGGAAAGGTGCGTGCGGACGACCACGGGTTTGATCACGGTGTGCTCCTTCAATGGGTGGCGGCGGGGGCGTCGGCGGCGACGGCCGGGGTCCAGGCCACGTCGGTGATCTCGGGGAATTCCCGCCATTCCTTGGCGAAGGTGCGGCCGCCGTCGGTGGAGCGGAACAGGTGGCCGTACTTGGTGCCGGCGAAGACGAGGTCCGGGTCGCCAGCGTGGGTGCCGAACGCCCAGACAGTCGAGTTGGCCGGGGTGTCGAATGTGGACTCCTGCCAGGTCTGGGTGAGGTCGTCGGACCGGAAGACGCGGGTCTTGGTGCCCGGCGTGCCGTCGCCGATGCCGAGCAGCACCGAGTCGCTGCCCGGGATGCGGGCGACCAGGCGGGTGTAATAGATGCCCCACGTCGACTTCGTGCCGGTGCGCGTCCAGGTCGCGCCGTCGTCCTGGCTGACGAAGACGGCGTTGACGACGAGGCAGAGGATCGTCTTGGGCGGCCCGTCGAGCACGACGACGCAGTGGATGTCGGACGGCGCCACGCCGTCGGGGCTGTCGACGCGATCCCAGGTGTCGCCGCGGTCGCGGGTCAGCCAGAGGCCGCCTTCCTCGACGCCGAACCAGGCGGACTTGCCGTCGACGTGGTCGTAGACGGCGGTGAGGATCCGCGGCTTGCTGACGCCGGCGCAGCGTTCCGGCAGTTCGGGGGAGAGCCGGTCCCAGGTGCGTCCGCCGTCGGCGGTGCGGTACATGGCGGCACGGGATGGTGCGCCGGTGCCGATCAGCATGCTGTCGGGGTCGTTCGGGTCGATGGCGATCGACCACACCTGGGTGTCGTCGAACGGCGAGGCGACCCGGGTCCAGCGGGTGCCGCCGTCGTCGCTGCGGCCGAGCCCGACCTCGGCGCCGGCGAAGATCACTTCGGGCCGGGTGGGGTGGACGGCCAGCGCGCGCACCACGGAGTCGAACTCGAGCCCCTGATCCAGGGGGATGCGGTTCCAGGTCGTGCCGTCGTCGTTGCTGCGCAACACACCTTGTCCGGCGGTGGCGACCAGAATGGTTCCTTGCATCGGTGCTCTCCTTTACGTGGTCAGAGGAAAATGCCCCGGGTCAGGCCGCCGTCGATGCCCAGCGATTCGCCGGTGATCCCGCCCGCGGTGGGTGCGGCGAAGAAACTGATCGCGTCGGCGACCTCGTCGGCGGTGAGCACGCGCCGGATCGGGGTGCGGTCGATGAAGTTCTGCTCGACCTGGGCCGCGGTGATGCCCTGCGCGGCGGCGTTGCGGGCGTACAGCTCGTGGATGTGCTCGGTTTCCACGACACCGGGGTGCAGCGTGTTGATCGTGATGCCGTCCGGGCCGAGCTGGTCGGACAGCACCTTGGTCATGTGCACGATGGCGAGGTTCCGCATGCCCGAGAGGGCGTGGCTCGACCGGCCGGTCAGCCCGCCGATGTTCACGATCCGGCCGTAACCGTGCGCGCGCATCAGGGGCACGACCGCTTTGACACACCGGAAGTAGCCCACCACCTTGGTGTTCAGGTCGGCGAGCAGCGCTTCGGGATCGGCGCTCGCGACGTCGTCGCGGACGAGGCCGGCGGGCGCGGCGGCGCCGTTGACGAGAATCGAGACCCGGCCGGCCTTCGCGGCGCTCTCGGCGAGCGCGAGGACCGACTCGGTGTCGGTGGTGTCGGCGGCGACCGGAACGACGGTGCCGCCGAGTTCGGCCATGATCTCGTCGGCGGCCTCCTGCAGGATCGGCAGGCGGCGCGCGGCGATGACGACCTGCGCGCCCCGCCGCACGAGTGCGCGGGTGACGGCTTTCCCGATGCCGAGGCCACCGCCGGTCACGATGGCGACCTGCCCGTCGAGTTCCATTGTGGTCATGAGAGGTTCACCCAGACGCTCTTGGTTTCGGTGTACTGCTCGAGCACACCGCGGCCCATTTCCCGGCCCCAACCGGATTGTTTGTAGCCACCGAACGGCGAAGCCGGGTCGGTGAGGTTGTAGCAGTTGATCCACACGGTTCCGGCCTTGATCGCGGCGGCGATGCGGTGGGCCTGGGTCAGGTCGTTCGTCCACAGGCCGGCGGCCAGGCCGTACGGTGTGTCGTTGGCCTTGTCGATCAGGTCGTCGACGTCGGTCCAGCGCATGGCGACGAGGACCGGCCCGAAGATCTCTTCCTGGACCACGCGCATGGCGTGCGTGGTTTCGGTGAGCACGGTCGGTTCGAGGAAGTAGCCGCCGGCGTAGTCGCCGTCGAGACCCGCCGGGCGCGACCCGCCGGCTTCGAGGGTGGCTCCTTCGTCCAGTCCGGACTCCACATAGGACTTGACGGTGTCCAGCTGCCGGGCCGAGACCAGCGGGCCCATCTGGCTGGCCGGGTCGTGCCCGGGGCCGACCACGATCCGGTTCGCCTCTTCGACGAGCGCCGACATCACGTCGTCGTAGATGGCGGAGTGGACGTACAGCCGTGAACCCGCGGTGCAGGTCTGCCCCTGGTTGAAGAAGATCCCGTCGGCCGCCGCGGCGGCGACCGCCTTCGGGTCCGCGTCGGGCAGGACGATGTGCGGGGACTTGCCGCCGAGCTCGAGGGAAACCTTCTTCATGTTGCCCGTGGCCGCGATCGTGACCAGGCGCCCGACTTCCGTCGAGCCGGTGAACGCCACCTTGTCCACGCCGGGGTGCGCCGCGAGCGCCGCTCCTACGACACTGCCCTGCCCGGTCACGACGTTCAGCACGCCGGGCGGGAAACCGGCCTCGGAGAACAGTTCGGCGAGCCGCAGCGTGGACAGCGACGTCTCTTCCGCCGGCTTGAGCACCACCGCGTTGCCCATCGCCAGCGCCGGTGCCAGTTTCCAGGACGCCATCGACATCGGGAAGTTCCACGGCACGATCGCTCCGACGACACCGATCGGCTCGTGCACGGTGTAGTTGAGGATCCGCCGCCCGCCCCGCGGCGACAGCGGGATGGTCGAGCCCTCGAACTTGCTCGGCCAGCCGGAGAAGTAGCGGAAGAGCTTGGCCGTGGTGGTGACGTCGACCGCGCGGGCGACCGAGACCGGCTTGCCGTTGTCGAGGGACTCGATGAGCGCGAGTTCGTCGGCGTGCGCTTCGACGAGTTCGGCCAGCCGGTGCAGCAGCTCGCCGCGCTGCAGCGGGGTGAGGTCACGCCAGCCGGGATCGGCGAGTGCCGCGCGGGCCGCCGTGACGGCGGCGTCGACGTCGCCCGGACCGCCGCGAGCCAAGGTGGCCAGCGGCTCGCCGGTGGCGGGGTTGGTGGAAACCAGCCGCTGGCCGGTTTCGCCCGGGCGCCAGCCGCCCCCGATGAACAGGCCGTGTTCGCGGGCCAGGAACGAAGTGACTGCCGGCGGAGTGTCCACTGTGGTCATAGCGCCATTTCGATCAGGTGCGGGCCGCCGGAGGTGACGGCGTCGGTGAAGGTGTGTCGCAGTTCGGCGACGCAGGTGGCGCGGAAGGCCGGTACTCCGAAGGCGCCGGCCAGCGCGACCCAGTCCACGCGCGGGTCGGCCAGGCTGGTCAAGGCCGCGGCCTGGGCACCGAAGTCGTCGTTGCCGTGCCGGCTCAGTTCGGTGCGCAGCACCTGGTAGGTGTGGTTGGCGGCCACCAGCACGGTGACGTCGGTCTGCTCCCGGGCCATGGTCCACAGCGCCTGCGCGGTGTAGAGGCCGCTGCCGTCGGACTGCAGCGCGACGACCGGCCGGTCGGGTGCCGCGATGGCCGCGCCCAGCGCGCAGGGCAGGCCTTGCCCGATGGCGCCACCGGTGTTGGTCAACACTGTGTGGCCGACGGACGACGCCGACGCGGTGTAGAACGGATAGCCGCTCGTCCCGCCCTCGACGGACACGATGGCGTGCTCGGGCAGACAGCTCGCCACGACCTGGCCGACGGTGCGGCCGGACAACGGTTCGTCCGGGCCGGGCGGTTCGAACGCCGGTCCGGGCCCGGCCGGGGCGACAGCGCCCAGCAGATCGGCGAGTTCCAGCAAGGCTTCTTCCGCGTCCTCGTGCGGCCGCGCCAGCCGGACCAGCGTGCCCGGCCGGGTGAGCATGCTCGGAACGCCTTCGTAGCCGAAGTACGCGACCGGGTCCTCGGCACCCGCGACCACCACGGCCGGTGCTTCCCGCAACACCGCCGCGGCCGTTTCGGGAAAGTAGGGGAGCCGGTCGATGGCCGGCAGGCCGCCACCGCGTTCCGCGCGTGCCGGGAACGTCTCGCTGTACAGCGTGAGCCCGGTCTTCGCCGCGATGCGGCCTGCCGCCACTTGTCCTTCGCGGCTCAAGGCGTTCCCGCCGAGCAGCAGCACGCCGCGCGATCCGGCGGTCCGCAGCCGCGCCGCGGCGTTCTTGACGGTATCGCCGCCGACCGGTGCGCGCGACGGCGCCGACGCGGGCTTGGCCGGCTGTTCGGGTGCGCGGTGCTGCTGGTGATCGGCGGGCACGATCACCGTCGAGACACCCAGCAGCCGGTGGGCATCGTCGATCGCCGTCCGGGTCGCCTCGCCGATGCTCGCGCGGCCGGTGACGGTGTGGACCGTCCCCACCGTCGCGGCGAGGGCCGCGATGTCCGACGTCAGCGGGGCCTCGTAGGGCAGGTGCCAGCTCGTGTGGTCGCCGACGATGTTGACGACCGGAGTGTTCGCCCGGCGCGCGTTGTGCAGGTTCGCGAGGCCGTTCGCCAGGCCGGGGCCCAGGTGCAGCAGCGTCAGCGCGGCTGTCCCGGTGATGCGGGCGTACCCGTCGGCCGCCCCGGTGCACACGTTCTCGTGCAGCCCGAGCACGGCACGCACCCCGGGGACGCGGTCCAGGGCGGCGACCAGGGGCATCTCTGTGGTGCCGGGGTTCGCGAAGCACACTTCGGCGCCAGAGTGCGCCGCGGCACGTACGAGCGCTTCGGCTCCGGTGACGTCGTCAGCCACAGCTTCTCCCGTCCTATTATCGTACAAGCTGTACGCTTATCGGTAAGGGTAGCCGCAAGCACGGCGATGGGGAAGCCCGTCGCCGGACGAGATTGCGTAGGAGCTCGTGGTGACGCAGCAAAGCCTCGTGAGTGTTCAGGGCGGTTCTAGCGGACTCTTATTTGCCGACCTACTGTGATCGTTATGGGTGCTGACAGGGACGCTAGGACGTCTCGAACCCACGGGCGGGATGTCCCGAGACGGCGGTGGCCCCTTCCCATGCGGGAAGGGGCCACCGTTCATGAACGGCCCGTCACGCTCGTTCGCGTAGGCGCCACCGCGCGTACTCACGGGCCAGCCGTGCCAGGGCGTCGGTAGTGGCAGCCTTCGCGGTCCACAAGCCCGCGACGTACACCGCGAACGCGGTGACTGCCTCCTGGGGCGCGTCCGCGAAGTGGGTGTGCGCCCGCGCCCACGCCTCGGCCTGCGCCGGGGTGTGGCCCGCGCCGATCAGCCGGATCACCAGGAACGCCGGATCCACCCAGGCGGCCCCGGACGCCGGCCAGGCCCAGTCCAGCACCCGCACCGCCCCGCCGGCGTCGGCTCCGGCGCCGATGACGAACTGGTCGGCGTGCAGATCGGTGTGCACCAGCCGGTCCCCGCGCACCAGACCCGGGGCCTTCTGTTCCCACGCCGACACTTCCGCCAGGTCCCACCCGGACACGATTCCCGGGCGATCCCTGGCAAGCCGGTCCCACCAGGGCGCGCCCCAGCGGTCACCGAGGGACCGCAGGTGCGGCGCGGACACCGCGCCGATCCGGTCCAGCAGCGAGGCGAGCACCGGCAGGTCCGGCGAGCCTGGGGCCAGGTTCGCCGGACGCCCGGCAACATGCTCGAACCCGACCACGAACCAATCCTCGCCGTCGGCGACAAGATCCGCGCTGAACAGCACCGCCGGGGCGAGCCCGCCCACGAGTCCTGCCGACTCGACTTCG
This window of the Amycolatopsis balhimycina FH 1894 genome carries:
- a CDS encoding MFS transporter — its product is MTTTSTIDPAHRPHLGLPKLVWALAATHFVGRAGGVVRSFLVLYLTQAQHLSPATAGAVVAAVGLGDIGSQLLGGWLGDRIGRRNTMLAGFLGGAAALTALGSADSLPGIWVAAVGAGLTLELFRPAGSAAVADLPAPQRIRAFGLLYWAANLGFSVAGVTAGVLAKHGYGLLFWINVLASLAAALIVWRRVPETRPAGSARMRQALLPVVRRDRLMIAMMAVHVGYFTLFLQTFTTLPLLMTAGGLGPATYGAVLTLNGIAVVALQPVAVRLLAGRNAHAVSAVSMLLVGLGAALGAVSHGTAGFAGSVLIWTLGQIGIAVRFGDTFAGLAPAELRGGYLGLASATWSIGAVLGPLAGTALLELAGATGLGVACAIGGIVLFAAQRALGPALRRRTAAHD
- a CDS encoding LysR family transcriptional regulator, whose protein sequence is MADFELRHLRTMAAIAEEGTFGQAAARLGYTQSSVSQQIAALEKAVGGPVFDRPGGPKPVRITPLGEVVLAHGRELLTKAAALTDAVDRFRAGHGRIDIGTFQSVSNLILPAVIRRLLDEHPGCDIRLSDVTPEDPRLGELDLLFHDGPVDGDAERVKLFDEPYLLVTGAGAVDGGPVPVKLLDDVPMVAWPPTHHQRWLERTFARAGAQPRFVFRTTGHETILSMVRAGIGWAVLPWLALHTHDAWSDDQLAIHRLKPPPTRELSLHWPAGRTESPLAIRTREIAVDVARELAGRM
- a CDS encoding bifunctional 3-(3-hydroxy-phenyl)propionate/3-hydroxycinnamic acid hydroxylase — its product is MTDRVQVAIVGAGPVGATAANLLGTYGVTTLIIDREPDVVGYPRAIGVDDESLRTFQTIGLAGEVLRSAIQNVPLKFFDASGHCLADIRPTAQDFGWYKRNIFLQPEAEAVLRRGLRRFPHVQVMLGTELRQIRQDADGVTLSFVGEDGAREVRADYVIAADGGRSTVRGLLGIPLEGSTHPRKWVVIDCANDPLEAPYTALHCDPRRPYVCAHLPDDRRRWEFMLFPGEDAGEMLAPDRVAGLLRHHLADPGVVDVIRARVYTHHSRIAARFADGRIALAGDAAHLMPPWAGQGMNTGIRDVTNLCWKLTAIVRDQADHSLFLTYEQERRPHAKAMIDLSTTLGRILSPTRRSLAHARNWFLRAASLAPAVKRWVLEMRFKPVPRYQAGFVAPGPHLPGVGRMFVQPRVETGEGTHPRLDDVLGPWFAVIGFECDPLAKLGDAELAAVKVFRPRIVKIVESRAGERHHRQHCADQDTIVVEDVHNELRPWFQARARDVVVVRPDRYVAAMTTADELGPVVTNLAGQLY
- a CDS encoding alpha/beta fold hydrolase, whose amino-acid sequence is MTEPTSHEVLINGLTCHFLRWGDDSRPAVLLLHGLRSYAHTWEQVARAVSSTHAVVAPDFRGRGDSSWDPGRDYFTNAYVEDIEKLVASLGLTRFGIIGHSMGGTVGYAFAARHPDQVTALVVEDIGPGSSTDTAGADRILRELRGTPRSFDSLGAVRAYWRDLRPGITDEALRSRIEHTVRPGGDGRWEWKLDMAGIAAARCGGDPAGPVDLWACVDALRCPTLVLRGARSDFLPVSVCREMADRQPLLRWAEIPEAGHYAHDDNPAEFLRLVTGFLAGVSR
- a CDS encoding amino acid synthesis family protein, which produces MPVANFGPYHVRKWFTHVEDVLANETGQAADGSAVRRIVVAAAVHNPYAGRFSEDLSDIVAKSAELGHEVGRRAVEASGGEPIQSYGKACVVGTLGEYEHGNAFLTQVFADPVREAVGGGKSWVPSTGKVGAAGAVIDIPLAHKDALYVRSNYDTISIGFGDAPRPDEVVIAFAFASRGRLHARLGGLSAAEVRGEDGLR
- a CDS encoding VOC family protein, encoding MIKPVVVRTHLSLFVRDPETSAAWYADVLGLEVTARGPQWVFLSFGRKHHDIALIQAEDGAAHGGLGLQHYGLEIQGDVDDLRRLYGMLLSKGVKVVKTTDHKVGIGLYFEDPDGNRFELFAETVTDDDEGRRILGEHNAPSEPVELEPLY
- a CDS encoding WD40/YVTN/BNR-like repeat-containing protein, with product MQGTILVATAGQGVLRSNDDGTTWNRIPLDQGLEFDSVVRALAVHPTRPEVIFAGAEVGLGRSDDGGTRWTRVASPFDDTQVWSIAIDPNDPDSMLIGTGAPSRAAMYRTADGGRTWDRLSPELPERCAGVSKPRILTAVYDHVDGKSAWFGVEEGGLWLTRDRGDTWDRVDSPDGVAPSDIHCVVVLDGPPKTILCLVVNAVFVSQDDGATWTRTGTKSTWGIYYTRLVARIPGSDSVLLGIGDGTPGTKTRVFRSDDLTQTWQESTFDTPANSTVWAFGTHAGDPDLVFAGTKYGHLFRSTDGGRTFAKEWREFPEITDVAWTPAVAADAPAATH
- a CDS encoding SDR family NAD(P)-dependent oxidoreductase: MTTMELDGQVAIVTGGGLGIGKAVTRALVRRGAQVVIAARRLPILQEAADEIMAELGGTVVPVAADTTDTESVLALAESAAKAGRVSILVNGAAAPAGLVRDDVASADPEALLADLNTKVVGYFRCVKAVVPLMRAHGYGRIVNIGGLTGRSSHALSGMRNLAIVHMTKVLSDQLGPDGITINTLHPGVVETEHIHELYARNAAAQGITAAQVEQNFIDRTPIRRVLTADEVADAISFFAAPTAGGITGESLGIDGGLTRGIFL
- a CDS encoding aldehyde dehydrogenase family protein, which produces MTTVDTPPAVTSFLAREHGLFIGGGWRPGETGQRLVSTNPATGEPLATLARGGPGDVDAAVTAARAALADPGWRDLTPLQRGELLHRLAELVEAHADELALIESLDNGKPVSVARAVDVTTTAKLFRYFSGWPSKFEGSTIPLSPRGGRRILNYTVHEPIGVVGAIVPWNFPMSMASWKLAPALAMGNAVVLKPAEETSLSTLRLAELFSEAGFPPGVLNVVTGQGSVVGAALAAHPGVDKVAFTGSTEVGRLVTIAATGNMKKVSLELGGKSPHIVLPDADPKAVAAAAADGIFFNQGQTCTAGSRLYVHSAIYDDVMSALVEEANRIVVGPGHDPASQMGPLVSARQLDTVKSYVESGLDEGATLEAGGSRPAGLDGDYAGGYFLEPTVLTETTHAMRVVQEEIFGPVLVAMRWTDVDDLIDKANDTPYGLAAGLWTNDLTQAHRIAAAIKAGTVWINCYNLTDPASPFGGYKQSGWGREMGRGVLEQYTETKSVWVNLS
- a CDS encoding acetolactate synthase large subunit, yielding MADDVTGAEALVRAAAHSGAEVCFANPGTTEMPLVAALDRVPGVRAVLGLHENVCTGAADGYARITGTAALTLLHLGPGLANGLANLHNARRANTPVVNIVGDHTSWHLPYEAPLTSDIAALAATVGTVHTVTGRASIGEATRTAIDDAHRLLGVSTVIVPADHQQHRAPEQPAKPASAPSRAPVGGDTVKNAAARLRTAGSRGVLLLGGNALSREGQVAAGRIAAKTGLTLYSETFPARAERGGGLPAIDRLPYFPETAAAVLREAPAVVVAGAEDPVAYFGYEGVPSMLTRPGTLVRLARPHEDAEEALLELADLLGAVAPAGPGPAFEPPGPDEPLSGRTVGQVVASCLPEHAIVSVEGGTSGYPFYTASASSVGHTVLTNTGGAIGQGLPCALGAAIAAPDRPVVALQSDGSGLYTAQALWTMAREQTDVTVLVAANHTYQVLRTELSRHGNDDFGAQAAALTSLADPRVDWVALAGAFGVPAFRATCVAELRHTFTDAVTSGGPHLIEMAL